A region from the Variovorax paradoxus genome encodes:
- a CDS encoding branched-chain amino acid ABC transporter permease: MSSAHRQLAGIALFAVLAGCVPLVTKSGVTLNFVMMALYATLIAQAWNILGGFGGQFSFGHALFFGTGAYVQAIAQLQGGINAWVALPLAVAGAALVGLFVGALSFRYGLKGSYFALVTLAFAEVFRILALSVDFTGGGVGLMVPLRESAANLQFASRAGYLWVVLAMVVLALLVTWWLRNGRFGAYLQAVRDNEDAARAVGVNPFRVKLAAIGLSAAFMGAAGAFYVQVFQYIDAGIAYGPAVSVEALVAAIVGGMGTLWGPVLGAVVLHLLSDLTRNLFGELPGINMVIYGTVLVVIVIFLPRGVAGLGLSVRQLWNAKRGGRHG, translated from the coding sequence ATGAGCAGCGCGCACAGACAACTCGCGGGCATCGCGCTCTTCGCGGTGCTGGCCGGCTGCGTGCCGCTCGTCACGAAGTCGGGCGTGACGCTGAACTTCGTGATGATGGCGCTCTACGCCACGCTCATCGCGCAGGCCTGGAACATCCTCGGCGGCTTCGGCGGCCAGTTCTCGTTCGGGCATGCGCTGTTCTTCGGCACGGGCGCGTACGTCCAGGCCATCGCGCAGCTGCAAGGCGGCATCAACGCCTGGGTCGCGCTGCCGCTGGCGGTGGCAGGCGCCGCGCTGGTCGGGCTCTTCGTCGGCGCGCTCAGCTTTCGCTACGGCCTCAAGGGCTCCTACTTCGCGCTCGTCACGCTGGCCTTCGCGGAGGTGTTCCGCATCCTCGCGCTGTCGGTCGACTTCACGGGCGGCGGCGTGGGCCTGATGGTGCCGCTACGCGAATCGGCGGCCAACCTGCAGTTCGCCTCGCGCGCCGGCTACCTGTGGGTGGTGCTGGCCATGGTGGTGCTGGCGCTGCTCGTCACCTGGTGGCTGCGCAACGGCCGCTTCGGCGCCTACCTGCAGGCCGTGCGCGACAACGAGGACGCAGCGCGCGCCGTGGGCGTGAACCCGTTTCGCGTCAAGCTCGCGGCCATCGGCCTCTCGGCCGCCTTCATGGGGGCGGCCGGCGCCTTCTACGTGCAGGTGTTCCAGTACATCGATGCCGGCATCGCCTACGGCCCGGCGGTGTCGGTCGAAGCGCTGGTGGCGGCCATCGTGGGCGGCATGGGCACGCTGTGGGGCCCGGTGCTGGGCGCGGTCGTGCTGCACCTGCTGTCGGACCTCACGCGCAACCTGTTCGGCGAGCTGCCGGGCATCAACATGGTGATCTACGGCACGGTGCTGGTCGTGATCGTGATCTTCCTGCCCCGCGGCGTCGCCGGGCTCGGGCTGTCGGTGCGGCAGCTGTGGAATGCGAAGCGAGGAGGTCGCCATGGCTGA
- a CDS encoding branched-chain amino acid ABC transporter permease codes for MFDLSILFPSILNGLTTGAVYALIALGLTLIYGVLHIINFAHGASLMLALYAVYFLKERWGIDPYMALPIAVMGMFALGYALQRIVINRAGHGKDENILLATLGIAIVMENLALLFFKSDTRSIDTAYSLSTVAIGPAMIAVPKLVAFAGALAVSGILFWIMGRTDLGRAIRAVAKEKEGAKLMGIDVDHVYAMSFGIGLACLGAAACFLLPAYYVNPQVGGGFVLVAFTIVVLGGMGSFVGALVGGFLVGVVESLGGLYLGESLGQIGIFAIFIGVVLFRPQGMFGARA; via the coding sequence ATGTTCGATCTAAGCATCCTCTTCCCCTCGATCCTGAACGGCCTCACGACAGGCGCCGTCTATGCCCTGATCGCGCTGGGACTCACCCTGATCTACGGCGTGCTCCACATCATCAACTTCGCACACGGTGCGAGCCTGATGCTGGCGCTGTACGCCGTCTACTTCCTCAAGGAGCGCTGGGGCATCGACCCCTACATGGCGCTGCCCATTGCCGTCATGGGCATGTTCGCGCTCGGCTACGCGTTGCAGCGCATCGTCATCAACCGCGCGGGCCACGGCAAGGACGAGAACATCCTGCTCGCCACGCTCGGCATCGCCATCGTCATGGAAAACCTCGCGCTGCTGTTCTTCAAGTCGGACACGCGCAGCATCGACACCGCCTATTCGCTCAGCACCGTCGCCATCGGCCCCGCGATGATCGCCGTGCCCAAGCTCGTGGCCTTCGCGGGGGCGCTCGCCGTCTCCGGCATCCTGTTCTGGATCATGGGCCGCACCGACCTCGGCCGCGCCATCCGCGCCGTCGCCAAGGAGAAGGAAGGCGCCAAGCTCATGGGCATCGACGTCGACCATGTCTATGCCATGAGCTTCGGCATCGGCCTGGCCTGCCTCGGCGCGGCGGCCTGCTTCCTGCTGCCGGCCTATTACGTCAACCCGCAGGTGGGCGGCGGCTTCGTGCTCGTGGCCTTCACCATCGTCGTGCTCGGCGGCATGGGCAGCTTCGTCGGTGCGCTCGTCGGCGGCTTCCTGGTCGGCGTGGTCGAGTCGCTCGGCGGGCTGTACCTTGGCGAATCGCTGGGGCAGATCGGCATCTTTGCGATCTTCATCGGCGTGGTGCTGTTCAGGCCCCAGGGCATGTTCGGAGCCAGGGCATGA